The Candidatus Rokuibacteriota bacterium genome segment CTAGCGCGTCGAGCTTCTTTCTGATCTGGGCCCGGGGGACCGCTCCGATGACCTGATCGAGCACCTTGCCGTCCTTGATGAACAGGACGGTTGGGATCGAGCGGATCCCGTACCGGGCCGCCAGTCCCGGGTTCTCGTCCACATTCACCTTGGCCAGGGTGACCCTGCCGGCCGACTCGCGGACCAGCTCGTCCAGAACCGGAGCCAGCATCTTGCAGGGCGCGCACCACTCCGCCCAGAAGTCCACCATCAGCAGCCCTGGATGCTGGGAAACCTCCTGATCAAACGTGGCTTCGGAGAGGGAGAGGGTGTCTTCGGCCATGCGTGTCAGTCTCCTTCGGTAGGGTGCCCCAAACGGAAATTACGCTAGCATAGTGCCTCCCCCTTTAGCAAGCCAACCCACCATTGTTTGTCAGTTTGACACTGATACGATATACTCCCATCTTAACATGACGGTAGACCGGCCCAAGGTACTCGTCGTAGACGACGAGGAGCGTTTGAAAGAGGTCTTGACGGACGCCCTGGCCGACTGGGGGTACCAGGTTGTCACGGCAGGCACCGGGGCCAATGCCATCGAGCTGATCAAGCGCCAGCTTTTCGACGCCGCCCTCGTCGATATCCGGATGCCCG includes the following:
- the trxA gene encoding thioredoxin, which encodes MAEDTLSLSEATFDQEVSQHPGLLMVDFWAEWCAPCKMLAPVLDELVRESAGRVTLAKVNVDENPGLAARYGIRSIPTVLFIKDGKVLDQVIGAVPRAQIRKKLDALA